One Sander vitreus isolate 19-12246 chromosome 22, sanVit1, whole genome shotgun sequence DNA segment encodes these proteins:
- the usp12a gene encoding ubiquitin carboxyl-terminal hydrolase 12A — protein MEILMTVSKFASFCTMGANASALEKEIGSEQFPVNEHYFGLVNFGNTCYCNSVLQALYFCRPFREKILAYRSQPRRKENLLTCLADLFHSIANQKRKVGVIPPKKFITRLRKENELFDNYMQQDAHEFLNYLLNTIADLLQEERKQDKTNGRLANGTLDSQNNNSNATPAPTWVHEIFQGTLTNETRCLTCETISSKDEDFLDLSVDVEQNTSITHCLRGFSNTETLCSEYKYYCEECRSKQEAHKRMRVKKLPMILALHLKRFKYMEQLQRYTKLSYRVVFPLELRLFNTSGDATNPERLYDLVAVVVHCGSGPNRGHYIAIVKSHDFWLLFDDDIVEKIDAQAIEEFYGLTSEISKNSESGYILFYQSRD, from the exons GGCGCCAATGCATCTGCTCTGGAGAAAGAGATTGGATCTGAGCAGTTTCCGGTCAATGAGCACTACTTTGGCCTGGTCAAT TTTGGAAACACCTGCTACTGCAACTCGGTGCTGCAGGCTCTGTACTTCTGCCGGCCGTTTCGGGAGAAGATCTTGGCGTACCGCAGTCAGCCTCGGCGGAAGGAGAACCTGCTCACCTGCCTGGCTGACCTGTTTCACAGTATTGCCAACCAGAAGAGAAAAGTGGGCGTCATACCACCCAAGAAGTTCATCACACGGCTTCGCAAAGAGAATG AGCTGTTTGACAATTACATGCAGCAGGATGCCCATGAGTTTCTGAACTATCTGCTCAACACCATCGCTGATCTGCTTCAGGAGGAGAGGAAGCAGGACAAGACCAACGGCCGCCTTGCCAATGGCACATTGGACTCTCAGAACAACAACAGCAATGCCACGCCCGCTCCCACCTGGGTCCATGAGATTTTCCAAGGCACTCTGACCAATGAGACACGCTGCCTCACCTGTGAAACG ATAAGCAGCAAAGATGAGGACTTTCTGGACCTTTCTGTAGATGTAGAACAGAATACCTCCATCACACACTGTCTCAG AGGTTTCAgtaacacagagacactgtgCAGTGAGTACAAATACTACTGTGAAGAATGTAGAAGCAAGCAGGAGGCACACAAGCG GATGCGTGTTAAGAAGCTGCCAATGATCTTGGCTTTGCACCTGAAGCGCTTTAAGTACATGGAGCAGCTGCAGCGCTACACCAAGCTGTCCTATCGCGTCGTCTTCCCTCTGGAGCTCCGCCTCTTCAACACCTCCGGGGATGCCACCAATCCTGAGAGGCTCTACGACCTGGTTGCCGTGGTGGTGCATTGTGGGAG TGGTCCAAACAGGGGTCACTACATTGCCATTGTGAAAAGTCATGACTTCTGGTTGCTGTTTGATGATGATATTGTAGAG AAAATTGATGCACAGGCCATAGAAGAATTCTACGGTCTCACTTCTGAAATCTCCAAGAACTCTGAGTCGGGCTACATCCTCTTTTACCAGTCCAGAGACTAA
- the gpr12 gene encoding G-protein coupled receptor 12, producing MSEEPPVTSSWLTPDPTAWASGGGGPMDNSTSLGTFPPDSLPPSQLPLLINPWDIVLCSSGTLIACENALVVLVIWQNPALRAPMFLLIGSLALADLLAGLGLVLHFTCAYLLQSDSAQLLTVGLVVASFSASVFSLLAITIDRYLSLYYALTYNSERTAAFTYTMLVLLWGLSLCLGLLPVTGVNCLAEEATCSVVRPLTKNNIAVLSVSFLLLFGLMLQLYVQICKIVMRHAHQIALQHHFLAASPHYVTTRKGVSTLAIILGTFAACWMPFTVYSLIADYTYPPLYTYATLVPATYNSVINPVIYAFRNQEIQKALWLVCCGCVPASVAQRARTPSDV from the coding sequence ATGAGTGAAGAGCCGCCGGTCACCTCCAGCTGGCTGACCCCTGACCCCACAGCATGGGCCAGTGGAGGCGGGGGGCCGATGGACAACAGCACCAGCTTGGGGACATTTCCTCCAGACTCCCTTCCACCCAGCCAGCTGCCCCTGCTGATCAACCCCTGGGACATTGTGCTGTGCTCATCGGGGACTCTGATAGCCTGTGAGAACGCCCTGGTGGTGCTGGTGATCTGGCAGAACCCAGCACTCAGAGCTCCCATGTTCTTGCTTATTGGCAGCCTGGCGCTGGCCGACCTACTGGCCGGCCTGGGCCTGGTGCTTCACTTCACCTGTGCCTATTTGCTTCAGTCCGACTCGGCCCAGTTGCTGACTGTTGGCCTGGTGGTGGCCTCCTTCTCCGCCTCCGTCTTCAGCCTGCTGGCCATCACTATTGACCGCTACCTGTCGCTGTACTATGCCCTCACCTATAACTCAGAGCGGACAGCAGCCTTCACCTACACCATGCTGGTGCTGCTGTGGGGCCTCTCCCTGTGTCTGGGCCTGCTGCCCGTCACAGGGGTCAACTGCCTGGCAGAGGAGGCTACATGCAGCGTGGTGCGGCCACTCACAAAGAACAACATTGCCGTGCTGTCCGTCTCCTTCCTGCTGCTCTTCGGCCTCATGCTGCAACTCTATGTCCAGATCTGCAAGATTGTGATGCGCCACGCTCACCAAATCGCCCTCCAGCACCACTTCCTGGCTGCCTCACCCCACTACGTCACAACACGGAAGGGCGTGTCCACGCTGGCCATCATCCTGGGTACCTTTGCTGCCTGCTGGATGCCATTTACTGTCTACTCTCTCATTGCTGACTACACCTACCCTCCACTCTACACCTACGCCACGCTGGTGCCTGCCACCTACAACTCCGTCATCAACCCGGTCATCTACGCCTTCAGGAACCAGGAGATCCAGAAGGCGCTGTGGCTGGTGTGCTGCGGCTGTGTGCCTGCCAGCGTGGCCCAGCGTGCACGTACCCCTAGTGACGTCTGA
- the wasf3b gene encoding wiskott-Aldrich syndrome protein family member 3b has protein sequence MPLVKRNIEPRHLCRGELPEGIGSELECVMNNTLSAIIRQLSSLSKHAEDIFGELFNEANTFYVRANSLQDRIDRLAVKVTQLDSTVEEVSLQDINMRKAFKSSTTQDQQVVSQSSVPIPVKEMYNLSDKPPPLNILSSYRDDHKEALKFYTDPSYFFDLWKEKMLQDTEDKRKEKRKQKEQRRCVDGTLQREVKKVRKARNRRQEWNMMALDKELRPDHRHTIHRDRGASSEGSMSPENRGHGLDQHHYPNIMNHAGHAHTYSGPPPSALAAQMAAGLGPRGGGEHDIRGRTMMAYQGGTLGRSHHHQAPLPPPPTEAMNGGSMSLPPMDYSMDGYANTGPPPPPSAPLIPSAQTAFALPPGGPMPFGPMAGAGGFSPPPPPICGAQAAPPPPGPPPPPLSAGASHSATRKMSSSAPAETSAVNDARSDLLAAIRMGIQLKKVQEQQEQQAKREPVGNDVATILSRRIAVEYSDSEDDSELEENDWSD, from the exons ATGCCACTGGTAAAGAGGAACATCGAGCCCCGCCACCTCTGCCGAGGGGAGCTCCCCGAGGGCATCGGCAGCGAGCTGGAGTGTGTGATGAACAACACGCTCTCTGCCATCATCCGTCAGCTCAGCAGCCtga GTAAACATGCAGAGGATATATTTGGCGAGCTGTTTAATGAGGCCAACACCTTCTATGTGCGCGCCAACTCTCTCCAGGACCGCATCGACCGGCTGGCCGTCAAGGTCACACAGTTGGACTCAACCGTAGAAGAAG TTTCACTACAAGACATCAACATGAGGAAAGCCTTCAAGAGCTCCACCACTCAGGACCAGCAGGTGGTGTCCCAGAGCAGTGTGCCCATTCCTGTCAAAGAGATGTACAATCTGAGTGACAAGCCTCcgccactcaacatcctctcaTCTTACAG gGATGACCACAAGGAAGCACTTAAGTTCTACACTGATCCCTCCTACTTCTTCGACCTGTGGAAGGAAAAAATGCTGCAGGACACAGAGGAtaagaggaaagagaagaggaagcaGAAG GAGCAGAGGCGTTGTGTGGATGGAACGTTACAGAGGGAGGTGAAGAAGGTCCGGAAGGCTAGGAACCGTCGGCAGGAGTGGAACATGATGGCTCTGGATAAAGAGCTGAGGCCGGACCATCGACACACCATACACCGGGACAGAGGGGCTTCCTCTGAGGGCTCGATGTCACCGGAAAACAG GGGTCACGGTCTTGATCAGCACCACTACCCCAACATCATGAACCATGCTGGCCACGCCCACACCTACTCCGGCCCACCGCCAAGCGCCCTGGCTGCCCAGATGGCTGCAGGGCTCGGCCCTCGTGGAGGAGGTGAACATGATATTAGAGGCAGGACCATGATGGCCTATCAGGGTGGGACACTCGGCCGTTCTCACCACCACCAAGCCCCGCTGCCTCCTCCACCCACTGAGGCTATGAACGGTGGCTCCATGTCCCTCCCACCAATGGACTACAG tATGGATGGCTATGCCAACACtggtcctcctcctcccccttccGCCCCTCTCATCCCTTCTGCCCAAACTGCCTTTGCCTTACCTCCCGGAGGCCCAATGCCTTTTGGGCCAATGGCCGGCGCTGGTGGCTTCTCTCCGCCTCCACCACCTATATGTGGAGCCCAGGCAGCTCCACCTCCCCCTggtcctccacctcctcccctaTCAGCCGGTGCCTCCCACTCCGCAACCCGCAAGATGTCCTCCTCTGCACCTGCTGAGACATCAGCGGTCAATGATGCCCGCAGTGATCTGCTGGCTGCTATACGTATGG GCATCCAGTTGAAGAAGGtgcaggagcagcaggagcagcaggcTAAGAGGGAGCCAGTTGGGAACGACGTGGCCACCATTCTGTCGCGACGCATCGCTGTGGAGTACTCCGACTCTGAGGACGACTCCGAGTTGGAGGAGAACGATTGGTCGGattaa
- the cdk8 gene encoding cyclin-dependent kinase 8 isoform X2, translating to MDYDFKVKLTGERERVEDLFEYEGCKVGRGTYGHVYKAKRKDGKDDKDYALKQIEGTGISMSACREIALLRELKHPNVISLQKVFLSHADRKVWLLFDYAEHDLWHIIKFHRASKANKKPLQLPRGMVKSLLYQILDGIHYLHANWVLHRDLKPANILVMGEGPERGRVKIADMGFARLFNSPLKPLADLDPVVVTFWYRAPELLLGARHYTKAIDIWAIGCIFAELLTSEPIFHCRQEDIKTSNPYHHDQLDRIFNVMGFPADKDWEDIKKMPEHSTLMKDFRRNTYTNCSLIKYMEKHKVKPDSKAFHLLQKLLTMDPIRRITSEQAMQDPYFLEEPLPTSDVFAGCQIPYPKREFLTEEEPEDKADKKNQQQQQGNNHTNGAGHTGNPDNSHAQGPPLKKVRVVPPTTTSGGLIMTSDYQRSNPHAAYQNPGPSTSLPQSSMGYSSTSQQPPQYSHQTHRY from the exons GAAGGATGATAAGGACTACGCCCTCAAGCAGATTGAAGGCACTGGCATCTCCATGTCAGCCTGCAGAGAGATTGCA CTGCTGCGGGAGCTGAAGCACCCCAACGTCATCTCACTGCAGAAAGTGTTCCTGTCACACGCGGACCGTAAAGTATGGCTGCTGTTTGACTACGCCGAACACGATCTCTGG CACATTATTAAGTTCCACAGAGCATCCAAGGCCAACAAGAAGCCACTTCAGCTGCCCAGAGGAATGGTCAAGTCTCTGCTCTACCAGATCCTGGATGGCATCCATTACCTCCACGCCAACTGGGTCCTCCACAGAGACCTT AAACCAGCTAACATTTTAGTGATGGGGGAAGGGCCAGAGAGGGGTAGAGTAAAGATTG CGGACATGGGGTTTGCCCGTCTCTTCAATTCACCGCTGAAGCCTTTAGCCGATCTCGACCCTGTCGTGGTCACCTTCTGGTACAGAGCACCTGAACTACTGCTGGGGGCTCGACACTACACCAAAGCCATCG ACATCTGGGCGATTGGCTGCATCTTTGCGGAGCTGCTAACATCTGAGCCCATATTCCACTGTCGCCAGGAGGACATCAAGACCAGTAACCCTTACCACCATGACCAACTGGACCGCATCTTTAACGTCATGGGCTTCCCTGCTG ATAAAGACTGGGAGGATATCAAAAAGATGCCCGAACACTCCACACTGATGAAAGACTTTAGAAGGAACAC ATACACGAACTGCAGCCTTATAAAGTACATGGAAAAACATAAAGTCAAGCCAGACAGCAAAGCATTCCACTTG CTGCAGAAGCTGTTGACCATGGACCCCATCCGTAGAATCACGTCTGAACAGGCCATGCAGGACCCCTACTTTTTGGAGGAGCCCCTGCCCACCTCTGA tgtgTTTGCAGGCTGCCAGATTCCCTACCCCAAGAGGGAGTTCCTGACAGAGGAGGAGCCAGAGGACAAGGCGGACAAA aaaaaccagcagcagcaacagggaAACAACCACACGAATGGGGCGGGGCACACTGGCAACCCTGACAACAGCCATGCCCAGGGCCCGCCTCTGAAGAAAGTGCGGGTTGTCCCACCCACCACTACCTCAGGTGGCCTCATCATGACCTCAGACTACCAG CGCTCCAATCCACATGCTGCCTATCAGAACCCTGGACCAAGCACATCACTGCCCCAAAGCAGCATGGGATACTCCTCTACCTCCCAACAGCCGCCCCAGTACTCCCACCAGACCCACCGCTACTGA
- the cdk8 gene encoding cyclin-dependent kinase 8 isoform X1, translated as MDYDFKVKLTGERERVEDLFEYEGCKVGRGTYGHVYKAKRKDGKDDKDYALKQIEGTGISMSACREIALLRELKHPNVISLQKVFLSHADRKVWLLFDYAEHDLWHIIKFHRASKANKKPLQLPRGMVKSLLYQILDGIHYLHANWVLHRDLKPANILVMGEGPERGRVKIADMGFARLFNSPLKPLADLDPVVVTFWYRAPELLLGARHYTKAIDIWAIGCIFAELLTSEPIFHCRQEDIKTSNPYHHDQLDRIFNVMGFPADKDWEDIKKMPEHSTLMKDFRRNTYTNCSLIKYMEKHKVKPDSKAFHLLQKLLTMDPIRRITSEQAMQDPYFLEEPLPTSDVFAGCQIPYPKREFLTEEEPEDKADKVRNKNQQQQQGNNHTNGAGHTGNPDNSHAQGPPLKKVRVVPPTTTSGGLIMTSDYQRSNPHAAYQNPGPSTSLPQSSMGYSSTSQQPPQYSHQTHRY; from the exons GAAGGATGATAAGGACTACGCCCTCAAGCAGATTGAAGGCACTGGCATCTCCATGTCAGCCTGCAGAGAGATTGCA CTGCTGCGGGAGCTGAAGCACCCCAACGTCATCTCACTGCAGAAAGTGTTCCTGTCACACGCGGACCGTAAAGTATGGCTGCTGTTTGACTACGCCGAACACGATCTCTGG CACATTATTAAGTTCCACAGAGCATCCAAGGCCAACAAGAAGCCACTTCAGCTGCCCAGAGGAATGGTCAAGTCTCTGCTCTACCAGATCCTGGATGGCATCCATTACCTCCACGCCAACTGGGTCCTCCACAGAGACCTT AAACCAGCTAACATTTTAGTGATGGGGGAAGGGCCAGAGAGGGGTAGAGTAAAGATTG CGGACATGGGGTTTGCCCGTCTCTTCAATTCACCGCTGAAGCCTTTAGCCGATCTCGACCCTGTCGTGGTCACCTTCTGGTACAGAGCACCTGAACTACTGCTGGGGGCTCGACACTACACCAAAGCCATCG ACATCTGGGCGATTGGCTGCATCTTTGCGGAGCTGCTAACATCTGAGCCCATATTCCACTGTCGCCAGGAGGACATCAAGACCAGTAACCCTTACCACCATGACCAACTGGACCGCATCTTTAACGTCATGGGCTTCCCTGCTG ATAAAGACTGGGAGGATATCAAAAAGATGCCCGAACACTCCACACTGATGAAAGACTTTAGAAGGAACAC ATACACGAACTGCAGCCTTATAAAGTACATGGAAAAACATAAAGTCAAGCCAGACAGCAAAGCATTCCACTTG CTGCAGAAGCTGTTGACCATGGACCCCATCCGTAGAATCACGTCTGAACAGGCCATGCAGGACCCCTACTTTTTGGAGGAGCCCCTGCCCACCTCTGA tgtgTTTGCAGGCTGCCAGATTCCCTACCCCAAGAGGGAGTTCCTGACAGAGGAGGAGCCAGAGGACAAGGCGGACAAAGTAAGAAAT aaaaaccagcagcagcaacagggaAACAACCACACGAATGGGGCGGGGCACACTGGCAACCCTGACAACAGCCATGCCCAGGGCCCGCCTCTGAAGAAAGTGCGGGTTGTCCCACCCACCACTACCTCAGGTGGCCTCATCATGACCTCAGACTACCAG CGCTCCAATCCACATGCTGCCTATCAGAACCCTGGACCAAGCACATCACTGCCCCAAAGCAGCATGGGATACTCCTCTACCTCCCAACAGCCGCCCCAGTACTCCCACCAGACCCACCGCTACTGA